A stretch of DNA from Candidatus Cloacimonadota bacterium:
TTTGTCCTTTTGTGATATACATAGACATTGTAGAAAATTGAACAGCAACACCTACGATACCCAATTTTGCATTAGGGAAAAGCTGGGTTACTCTTCTTTCAAGGTAATCCCACTGCTTTTCAAATTCCTTTGCCAAAAAATCCCCTACCTCTGCGCTTATACGAAGTGTGGTATAATCATAATCCACCCAATTCTCTGCTTCTGTTCCACCTGACATCTCATAGAGCAGAAGCAATTGGGATACAAGCTCTTTATCGTTGGGAATAGAGTGGTATTCGGGATTGTCGCTGTGCATCACCTGATTTAAATCCTTTACAATATCAGATAGGGAGTAAGCTCTTTTCACAGCAGGGAATTTGCTTATTTCATTTACCAGTATATCAAGATTTTTCAGAACTTCCGGGTCTTTTACTCTATCATTTTTTTTGAATGCTATTGTAACATCGTAAGACCACATTGAGCCAACTTTCGTATTATTGATATACCAGAGTTTTGCTCTGAAAGGAACTTCTAACCCCATTTTTTCCATCCGCATATCCACCTCTACTTTTGTAAGTCCAAAGATAAGTGCAATCACAATAATTCCAAAAATAGTCAGAATTTGTGCAGGATGAGAAAGCACCCAATCGCTGAATTTTACAAGAATATGTTCTGCCCAACCACCGCCTTTTTTTTCATATTCAGGATGAGGCTTTTTATCTTCTCCAAACGAAAGAATGGCAGGAGTAAAAAGCATCACTATTATATATGCAGCGATTACACTAACTCCAGCGGACAATCCCATCCAGCGAACAGTTTTGATATCTACAAAAAAGAAAGAGAAAAGAGCGGCTATCGTGGTCGCAGCAGTAAAGAAGATAGGCCAACCAGTATGCTCCACTGCATAAAATATCGCTTCTTTCCTTCTTCCTGTTGTAAGAAACCTCTGCTTGAAAAAATTAAAGATATGAACAGAGTAGCCAATAGAAACAGCCAGGGCGAGTAGAACAGGAACAATCATAACAGTATTATCCAGTTTAATGCCCAGCCATCCCATACCACCAAAAGTCCATAGAATAGAACTAACAGCAGTTATTATTGGGACAGATACACCTCTGAATGAACGCAGAAGTAGGATAAGGGCAATAATCGTAATTAAAATAGAAATCCCAAAAACTCTGCCCGCCTCTTTGTTGTAATAGCATCTTTTCTCGTGATTCAGCACAGGCATTCCCGTGGCTTTGAGATTGAAATCCTTATACTTGTCCTGCCCGACGATCTCTACTGCCATTCTGCCAACCACAAGTTGTGGATATTCTTCCATACTTGTCGCATCAGTTTCAGGATAACTTCTAAGCCGCAGAAGTATCCACGCTTGTTTGCAATCATCAGAAAATAATCTGTTAACAAGAAACTCTTTTGAGAATGCGAGTTTCTTAATTTCAGCAATAGCTTCAGGATTGGTTGGAATTTCGTCAGGGACAATATTACCAACAATAAGCCCTTGTTCAGTCCCTCTTGTAAAATCAAGGTCTGTGATGGACATCAGCTTATCCGTATAAGGTAGTTTGGATTTCAACTCCTGTCCAAGTTCCCGCATCATTCTCAGAATCTTCGGCGAAAAAACATTATCCGCTTCCACGAGAACTGCTACATAGTCATTATTCCCGAAGATATCTTCAAACTCGTGTTTGGCGACCATCAAAGGGTCATCCTGGAGAAACCAGCTTTCATTTGAGACATCAATCTGAATTCGCTTTATGCCGATTATTGCTATAAGATTAAGGAATATCAACCCGACGATAATCAGCCAGCGGAGCCGCACGATGGTTTTGGCTGCTTTGCCAAACTTTTTGTTTATTCTTTCAAGTTTTTTAGTCATTTTTATCCTCCGTAGTTTCAATTTTTAGAATTATGAGAATGAGACACATTCTCAACCATAAAATAAACAAGTCAAGTTTTTATTATTTTTTTAATTAAATTATTTTAATTGAATACGGTCCTGGAATTAGTCGCCAAACCCAGATATATTCCAAAACTGACCAAGCTGTCAAAAGCCCAAAATATGACCAGAACATTATTAAGTTAATACTTTTACTTATTCTTACCTTATAAACTGAAAATCCTGTCAAAAATGCAAATATACCACACATTATATAAGTAGAAAGATGAGTTCGGGATAGAACCTCTAATTGAAAAATCATAATAAAATGCAATGTCCAGATAAGTAAAAAACTTGAGAGTGAAAATTGAAAAGAAATTGGTAAATATTTTCTTATAATTAAAAAAAGAAATATTACAAAAAGCAAAATTGGTAAAAAATTCCAATGTGCAATTTCCACAGTTGCACCTTTGATAAACAAATCTCCGTTTTCAAGGAATTCTCCAAAAAATGCCCAGAGAGAAATGCCACTGAATATTGCTAATAGATTGCTTTTGAAGATATTATCTTTAATTTTTTCAGATTTAAGAAATAGGAATATGCCGATAAAAAGCAATCCAAAACCAGCAAAAAGATAAGGAATTTCCCCAGCACGATTTGTAATTACCAACAGCAGATAAGTTATGCAGAAAAACATAAAAGCAAATAAAACTGTTTTAAATCCTGTTTTTTTCATTTCTTATTCTTTTTATTAAATTTTTAATCAACTAACATCTCTTTAATAACTGATTTTAATTTAATAATAGTTTTTGGAGTTATTTCCCCAAGCCTTTTAATCAATCTCTGTTTATCAATGGTTCTAATTTGGTCCAATACAATCCATCCTTTCTTTTTCTGAAAAGTAATATGTATACGAGTTGGATAAGAACGGGATTTGGTTGTCATTGGTGCAATAATAACGGTAGAGATGTATTTGTTCATTTCATCGGGTGAGAGAACGATGCAGGGACGCGATTTTTTTATTTCATGACCAACTGTAGGATCCAGGCAAACGAGAAAAACATCATATTGTTTGACTACCATTCCCATTCTCCAATCTCTAAATCAATATTATCTTCTATTATTAACTTATCGTTAGAACTGTCGTGCATCATTTTGAAGGCCTTTTCCCAATCCTCCCTTGGTTTATACTTGATAGACATAATAATGATTTTCCCATCTTTAATCTCTAAATCAACATCCTTTTCAATGTGGCATTGTTCTATAATTGCCTTTGGGATTCTAATCCCTTTTGAATTACCTATTGGTATAATTGTAGTTTTCATTTTTCACCTCTGGTGTTATTACATTGTAATTACTTATTAATTGTCAAGGAATAATAGTTATTACTAATTACAAAATAAGATTTAATATTCCACCAACTATCAAAGTAGCGACAATCATAATCAGTGCTGATTTTATCATATCCTTAATGCCAAGCTCTTTGACTAAAATCGCAAAAGTCGCAACGCAAGGAAAATACATTGTCAGAACCACAGATGCAATTACCATTTGATGCATCGTTAATCCTAATGGAACAAGCATTCCAACTGCCACATCTTTTCTTAGGAAACCAACTACTAATGCACCAATTGCTTCTTTGGGCAGACCAAGAATGCCTGTTACAACTGGTGCAGCAAGTTTGCCAATGAACTCAATTATATGAAGAGCATAAAGAATGTTTACAATCAAAACTCCCAGGAGCACAAAAGGAACAGCACCTTTTATAAACCACAGGACTCTCATCCAGAGCTTTTTTAGAAGTGCAGGAAAATATGGAAACCGATATGGCGGTATCTCCACAAATATTTCTGGACTCTCTCCTTTCAAAAGCAAATTAAGTAAAAGACCAAGAACAATCCATACAATAAAGAGCGTTCCAAAAACGAGTGCCAAGCCATGTGCACCATATTTGCCCACAAGCCCAAATACCATTGCAATTTGTGCCATACAGGGAATTGCTATTGCCATAAGTGTTGCAGCAATAAAACGCTCTCTCTTTGTCTCTAACACTCGAGTAGCTAATGCACCAGGAACATTACAACCTATTCCGAGCAGCATTGGTATTATTGCTAAACCATGAATACCGAGCTTATGCATAAAATTATCAAGTAGAACTCCAAGGCGAGGAAGATAACCAGAATCTTCCAGAAAACTCAAGATAAGATAAAAAGCAACAATATATGGCAAAACCATTGCAATGGGGACAAATAGACCAGTTGTTAAAAGCCCCATTGATTCCACGAAATCTATTCCACCCTCAATTAGTTTACCAATTAAGACATCGTGAATAAATCCAGAAGAGCCTAATAATGCTGACAATTTCATCATTAAAGGTGCCCATAAATTTTCAAATAAGGGTTCAAAGATGTACCCAATTAGTGATTCCCCAATAAATCTTACAATCTTAAAGGCAAGAAACAGAACGATAATGGCAAAAGGAATCCCTGTCAATGGATGTATTGAAGCATCTCCAATTCGTTCTAAAATTGTGTGATGACGATGTGTTAATTTTTGGACTTCATCTACAATTTTACCAATTTTAGTCCATCTTTCTTCGTCCTTATACTTAAATTGACTGAGTTTTGCCTCGTTTAATCGTGAGACAAGCTCTTTAATGCCTTCACCAGTTATTCCGCAAGTTGGAACAACAGGTACCTCTAAAATTTGTTCTAATTTCTCCTTGTCAATATGAACCCCTGTATGTTTTGTTTCATCCCAGAAATTCAGGCAGATGACAAGAGGTATCCTTTTTTTGATGAGATGAAGAGTAAGACTTAGGTTTCTTTCAAGATTAGTAGCGTCCACAATATTTATTACAATTGTATTGTTGTCATCATTTTCTTTGAGAGCATCATTAAGCATCTTAACCGCGACTTCTTCTGCCCTTGAAGTTGGTTCAAGGGTATAGGTGCCAGGCACATCAATAACTTCAAATTTCTTTTCTTCAATCCGCATATATCCTTTTGTAAATTCAACCGTAGTTCCTGGATAGTTGGAAGCAATTACATGAACGCCTGTAAGACGAGAGAAAATCACGCTTTTCCCAACATTTGGATTACCCATTAAAAGTATCTTTCTCATGTTTATTCCTTTTTTATTCTTACCAAGAATTTATCGGTCTCGGCGTCCAGACGGACACGAACCTTCATTTTTGTTTTTTCTAACACTAACGAATACAAACTCTCGCGAGTATTGTTAATTTCGGAATTATAATACAAAAAATAGTGTCCGTTCGTGTTAGTTTGTGCCTGTTCGTGGCTAATCCTTTTCAACTATAATTTTTCGTGCCATACCAAAGCCTAAAGCAACTTGAGTATTTCCAACTTGAACAGTTACTGGACCTCGCATAAATTGTGAGGAAATTTTCTTGATATTTACTCCTACTCGAATACCAAGTGCTTCCACCCTTCTACTGAAACCAAATCCACCATTAATTGCTACCACAGTTCCCAGTTCACCTGATTTCATCTGCGTTAAGTTGATATCTTCCATTCTTCACCCTCCTTTTGATTTTCTTGTCTGTACAGGCTGCTTCTGGGTCTGTTCTTTATTCTGACAATCAGAACAAATGCCATAAATCTTCAGGCAATGGCCAGTCATCTTAAAATTATTCTCTAAAGAGACTTTTCTCTGCAACTCCTCTATACCCTCTGAGTGAAATTCAATCATCTTTCCACATTTCTGACAAATAAGGTGGTCATGATGCTGATGACCAAAAATATGCTCGTAAAGATGCTTTCCATTTTGCATTTGAATTTTGCTCACCATACCACTTTCTTCTAAAAGTTCCAAAGTCCGATATACTGTCGCACGCGAAACACTTTTGCCTTTCTCGTTAAGTTGGATAAACAGATCATCCGCTGTGAAATGAAAATGATTATCAAAAACCTGCTCAGTTATAATCTCTCTCTCTGTTGACCATAAGAGGTTTTGTTTTTGAATAAATTTTTGAAACTCTCTTACTTCATTTTTCATAATTTTTAATCTCCATAAAATTGAGACCGAATCTCAATCTAAATAAATTGAATGTCAAGAACTTTTTAAAATCTTAAAAAATTATTGTTATGTTTATAATAAAAAGCCTGATTATCAAAACAGATAATCAGGCTTAAAATTGTATGTTAAATTAGAATGTTAAACCGAATCCAACTCCAGCTGTTACTGAATTATACTTTGCCATATTGTAATCTACATTTAAATTCAACACACCTAATCTAAGACTCAAGCCAACCGTTATGCGTGACTCATTCTCTCCATCTAATTTGAAGCTAATTTCTTGCGTGCTGGGTCCGGCTGGTGTATCAATAGCATAATCATAATTAAATTCCATTGAAGAATTCTCATACATATATCCACCATAAGGAGTAAGATTTAGCATTTTAACTCCAAATGTTTTACTAACATTCAAACCGAATGCGGTAGCATTTGCAGAAGCAACATCTCCTATTTCCATTGATTGAGTAAAAAACGATGCAGAGATATCTACAGGAATTGAAATCGGAAGCCATACTTTTGGATTGTGCTGAATTCCAAAACCAAAATAATTAAATTCGCCTAAATTTTCAATTTCAATTGCTGGTACATACCTTAAAACCGCCTGAGTTCCAAATACTGTCCCAACACTCAATTGTGGGGCAAAGAGTGGTAGTGCAGGTACTTCACCTAATAATCCTTTCACTGGAAGAGGAATAACTTTCCCGGGCACATTTACGGTAGCAGTGTCACCAGATGGAGAATTATAAGTAACATCTTCGCTGTAGAATTCTATTTTTACACTATCTTTTTTATCACCAACAATAGTGGGTCCATAAATTCCCACATCAAAATCCTGTGTAATAATCGCGTTAATAACTGAATCTTGAATAGCTGAAGGTAAATCCACTGTTAATTCTTCTGCTTGATTCCTATTGAATCTAAAACTCCCTTCTGTAGAAAAGGTTTTATTATCGGCATCAAATAATGTTCCCATAAAAACAACTCCAATTTCAATATCTATTCCAAATATTTTTGATTTAGGGGCTTTGTGGTACCATCCGCCATTCAAATTTGAACCAAAAGCAGAAACAACCGGATTCACATAACTTTTTGCAGCATCTTCCGAAAGTTCTTGTAATGTCTCTTCAAGGTCGTCAGCAAATAAGTTTGATGCCACAAAGATTAAAACAATTAAGAAAACTAATAAGAATTTTTTCATAATAGTTCCTCCTATATTTTTGATTAAAAATGACTATGATTTTCAGTATTTTTTGTCAAGAAATTTAATACATATTTTGAGTTTTTATATCCTACTAAATTATGTGCTCACTCCCTAAATTTCTTTAGAAACTAAAATATATAATTTATATTCAACGATATCATTGTACCACCATGTTTGTTTCTACCCAATTTAGGCTCTTCACTTACGCCATCACCGGCGGTTCTTCTAAGCTTATTATAATCAACAGGAATTTTCTGGGAAAGTAGAAATCTTATGTTGAACTGATTACTTATTGGATAAAACAAATCATATCTTAGTTCAATAATAGCATCCATACCTATATCAAATGAGCCTTTGTAAGAGATGTATTGTGGATATACAAAAATTTTCTCCCGTTTTTTATAGAAATAGTTATTATACGAAAATAAGTGAGAATAATTAAATGATAACTTGTTTTTAGTTTTTCCCCATTGAAAGATTTTTTCTAACTGTATAAAAGGTTGAATTAATTCAAAATTTAATTCTTTAAATCTTATTCTATCAAAATCATAAATAGCTGTCCACGCAGAAAAGGGCCAGATGTCAAAATACGAATCGTCTCCAATACAAAACTTATAGTATTCTGAGCCAATGATGAAATCATAATTTCTAAATTTTTTTCCTACATTAAATCTTGCAAAAAATAAGGTAAAATTATCTAATTTACAAAATTCTTTGTTTTGATGTTCAAAACTGCCTAAAAAACTTAACTCTGAGACAAAAAAACTTAATAAATAGTTTTTGCTGACCCACTTATTATCCCATGTAATATTTTTACCCGTAATATCGCTTGGATATTTATCTCTATTATCTTTATCTGACAAAATCTTCTGATGTGTTAATACACTTTTAAAATATTGATTTTTATAACCAAATTTCTTCTCTATAATAGCATACTCAAAAGGAAAATATGAAGATAGATTATGTATATCATATTCTAATTTATGCCTATTATATCTGATCCCCACAAGTAGCAAAAATTGATTAGACCCAATTTGTTTTTCTAATCCTAATAAACTTCCTATCTTATTGGTCTTTTCAAGATAAAGCTTGAATTTTGTTTTTTTTGATAATTGATATACAGAATCAAAACTGAGAAAAATATCATCCTGATTTATATAGGCTTTATCTTCTTTGCGGTCAATATCATTTATGAAATAATATCCATTTCGTTTGCATAAATTTAATTTTGCTGTAAGATTAGAAACTGTTTCTCGCTGACGAAAACAAATATGACTATTCTCTAAAATGATTTTATAATCATCTTTATTGTAATGATAAATATAATAGTAATCAGAGATAAAGGAAGAGCGATTTTTTTGCTCTTGAAAAAAGAGACAAGGCTGCTGAAGCCCAACAACCTTCTCCAAATCATCATAAAGCGAAAAACTATTTATTGTATTACAAATCAGGATAAAAAGAATGAATAATAAATAGTTCTTCACATTTATAAATTATTCTCCTCCAAATAATGATAACCAAGCATCACGAGTCATACCCGGAAAAATTCCACCAAAGGTATAATCTGGAAAATATGGCATTTCTTCATCTAAATTAATAGGATCACCATCTGGTCCATTTAAGAAGAAAATTGCTTCATTCACTGCACATTCCCATTCATTCCAATAAATATAATATACATTAGTAAAAGTATGTTCTTCACCATTCTCATCCCAATATGAATAATTACCATTTGGATTCTCCCACTCATCTTGCCAATCTAAAACCAACACAATATGCATTGCATCATTCCATTCATGATAAGGTAAATAATCTTTCATATTAGTTAAACCAGGGTCAAAATATGCAGAAAGATCAATGGTAAATTGTTCATCCTCTCCGTCATCATCAAAATCTTCAGTAAATGTCACAGGTCCTGTAATGAGCTCATTTAGCCAATCAAGTGCATCCTGAAATGTATTCCAATCTTGCATAAAATTTGGGTCATTCTCGTCATGGTCAGCAATATCATTATCGAGTTCATTAAGATATTCTATTTTAATAATATCATTATCTTGCTCATCGGTTTCTGCTAGTATCTTATCTCTTGCTAATTCTAATTTAGCTATCATTGCTACTAAATCAGTCTGAATGGCAGTGCCACTATTGCCAGCGCGATATGCTAAAAATTCTTCTCTGCTTTCCAGATTATCTTTTAACATACTAATAATAATAGAATCATTAACAGCTTCATTATAATACCAATATTTCTGTATATATAAAGTGTCGCCAATTTGCTCGCTTTCTATAAACCAATCATCATAATCATCTTGCAAACTATCAAGCCAATCATAAGAACCATTTTCATCAAGAATGTCCACATCATATAGAGTTATCTCGCGGAAGCCTGCACAGACAGCATAAATAGAAGATTCAAAAAGACAGATTTCACCTGCATCCAATTCTAATATCTCTTCTCCTGTATTTATTGGTATAAAAGTAGTGTCTGCAATATTTTCGGCTTTCTCTAAATATACCAATGCGGTTTCAAGTTTTGGTAACACATTGTTATCAATAAGGTTTTGTAAGGTAGCAAATTTAAGGTCATCATCACCACGCAATGCATGGAGAAAATAGGAAGCCTGTATTTGTGAAGCTTTTATCAGAAAGCTGTATTGATTTTTTAGTAACCGCTTACCACCACCGTCTTGGGTAAATTCGTTAATTAAATCCCACAAATCTTCATCATAGTTTACACTTGCTACTTCCAGAATACCCATTCCAAAATTTGCTAAGGCATTATCTTCATCAAGTGCTAAAGCTTGTTGAAATAAACCTTTGATACCATTGTAAGCTGCCTCAGGAAAGACATCCTCTCCACTTTGAGGATCCTCTGGTTCTTCTGCTTCAAGAATTGCTTGGTTCAACAGTGCAAATGCCTCTTGAGCCAGACTGTCAGCTTGTTCCGTATCACCTGGACCAGGTTCAGTTGTACCATTTTTACCACAAGAGATTGTTAATAACACTATCAATAAGATTGAAAATGTCAACCCAAATAAACTTTTTTTCTTTTGCCCCGATAGAAATCGGGATTTCATTTCATTCAACATTTTTTCCTCCATTTTTCTTATTAGTTCTTTTCATAAAATCATTTAATTATTTGTCAACTTTTTTAGTTATTTTTATTATCTTACAGAATTTTCTTTTACCAACTTTTATTACCATACTATCCTCAATTTTTATATTAAGTTCAATATTATCAATTATCTTTCCATTTACAGAAACTGCTCCTTGTTGTATCATTCTTCGAGCCTCACTACCGGACGCACATGATCCAGAATCTCTTAATAAATCAACAATCCATATTTCATCTTTATTTATTGTATATAAAGGCATCTCATTCGGCATTTCTTTTTCAGCAAAGACCTTCTGGAAATGTGCTTCTGCTTTTTGCTCTGCTTCCTTTCCATCGTATAATGCTACAATCTCTCTTGCCAGTCGCATTTTTATTTTTTTGGGATTCTCCTTTCCTTCTTCCAAAATTTTGTCTACTCTTTCTACTTCTTCAGAACTTATATCGGTAGCAAGTTTAAAATAGTTCATAATAACAGAATCAGGTATGGACATCACTTTGCCATATTTATCTTCTGGCGAGTCAAAAATAGCGATGTAATTATTCAGGCTCTTACTCATCTTTTCCTTGCCGTCAGTTCCGAATAATATTGGTGATAATATTGCAATCTGTGATTCCATTCCCATCATTCTTTGTAGTTCCCTTCCAGCTAATATATTGAATTTTTGTTCTGTTGCACCAAGTTCAATATCAGCATTTATTGCAATAGAATCATACGCTTGTAAAAGTGGATATAGAAGCTCATGCAAAGATAATGGCAACCCTTCTTCGTATCGTTTACGAAAAGTTTCGTGAGCCATAAATTGTGCCAGTGTAAATTTTGACATCATATTTATTACATCCTCTAAACTCATTTTCGTAAACCATTCAGATTGCCATCTAACTTCAGTTTTCTCCGGGTCTAATATCTTATACAGCTGACCCATATATTTTTCTGCATTTCGTTTCACTTCATTTGCAGAGAGATGTTTTCGCGTTTCATCTAAACCTGTTGGGTCTCCAATTTGAGCGGTAAAATCCCCTATAACAATCACGCCAATATGTCCAAAATCTTGAAAATCGCGCATCTTACGGATTGGAACCATATGACCAATATGCACATCATAGCCAGTCGGGTCAATGCCATATTTTATACGAAGAGGTTTTCCTGTTTTTTCAGATTTTCTAAGTTTTTTGATAAGTTCATGCTCAGGAATAATTTCTTCAACCTCGTTTTTTATCACTGCTAAAACTTTTTCTAAATTCAAATCTACTCCATTTTATAAATATAAAGAATTTTATGGCTTATATTCTTGACAACAAATATAAGAAAGAAATCCTGCGTATACCTCTATACGAGGTAGATTTTATTGGTGTTGAACCTGGGTCTGAAACTTACTGGTTGAACTGTTTCAACCGATTCAACTGACTTTTTGGTGCTGAAGAGGGGACTTGAACCCCTACTCCGATATATCGGAACTAGGTCCTGAACCTAGCGCGTCTGCCAATTCCGCCACTTCAGCATAGGTAAAAAATCTTATATGATTTTTTTATAGTCAAGAAAATTGTAATGCAATCGTCTTTAATTGCATACATAATTTAGAATTAGAAAATTTGAAAGAGATTATGACAAAAAAAGAGGTAGAGAAAATTTTGTTTGATTGTGGTGCATTTCTAAAAGGACATTTTCTGCTCTCTTCTGGACGACATAGTGAATATTATATTGAAAAAATCAAGATAATACATGAACCTGATAAGGTCCAAAAGGTTTGCTCTGAATTGGCAGACAAATTCAAAAACTTCAACTTTGATGTTGTGATTAGTCCGGCAATGGGAGGCATTGTTCTTGGTTATGAGGTTGCGAAAATATTGTCCAAAAAATTCATCTTTACACAAAGAGAGAATAATAAAATGACAATCAGAAATGGATTTGAACTTCATCCAGATGAAAAAGTTCTTATTATTGAAGATGTTATGACCACTGGAAGAAGTGTATTTGAAGTCATAGATTGTATAAAAAAAATAGGTGCACAAATTATGGGCATTGGCTTAATTGTGGATAGAAGTTGGGGCAAAGTAGACTTTGGCTTTCCTACAAAATCTCTGTTAACACTCAACATCAAGACGTATCTGCCTGAAGAGTGCCCTCTTTGCAAAAAAAATATACCGATAACTAAACCCGGATCAAGGAAAATGTATAACGCAT
This window harbors:
- a CDS encoding MMPL family transporter, giving the protein MTKKLERINKKFGKAAKTIVRLRWLIIVGLIFLNLIAIIGIKRIQIDVSNESWFLQDDPLMVAKHEFEDIFGNNDYVAVLVEADNVFSPKILRMMRELGQELKSKLPYTDKLMSITDLDFTRGTEQGLIVGNIVPDEIPTNPEAIAEIKKLAFSKEFLVNRLFSDDCKQAWILLRLRSYPETDATSMEEYPQLVVGRMAVEIVGQDKYKDFNLKATGMPVLNHEKRCYYNKEAGRVFGISILITIIALILLLRSFRGVSVPIITAVSSILWTFGGMGWLGIKLDNTVMIVPVLLALAVSIGYSVHIFNFFKQRFLTTGRRKEAIFYAVEHTGWPIFFTAATTIAALFSFFFVDIKTVRWMGLSAGVSVIAAYIIVMLFTPAILSFGEDKKPHPEYEKKGGGWAEHILVKFSDWVLSHPAQILTIFGIIVIALIFGLTKVEVDMRMEKMGLEVPFRAKLWYINNTKVGSMWSYDVTIAFKKNDRVKDPEVLKNLDILVNEISKFPAVKRAYSLSDIVKDLNQVMHSDNPEYHSIPNDKELVSQLLLLYEMSGGTEAENWVDYDYTTLRISAEVGDFLAKEFEKQWDYLERRVTQLFPNAKLGIVGVAVQFSTMSMYITKGQIRSLLIALIVITILMMIVFGSIKTGLIGMIPNIAPAIFAGGLMGYFGTPLDMMTMIIGPMILGLAVDDTIHFITNCKLEFWRTGSYEKAIRETFRTVGKALFMTSLILVLGFVAYVTSLDKMYFCLGGYTIVAILAALFADFFVTPVLIMLVKPFGKENNLNKEEQL
- a CDS encoding type II toxin-antitoxin system PemK/MazF family toxin, whose amino-acid sequence is MVVKQYDVFLVCLDPTVGHEIKKSRPCIVLSPDEMNKYISTVIIAPMTTKSRSYPTRIHITFQKKKGWIVLDQIRTIDKQRLIKRLGEITPKTIIKLKSVIKEMLVD
- a CDS encoding AbrB/MazE/SpoVT family DNA-binding domain-containing protein — encoded protein: MKTTIIPIGNSKGIRIPKAIIEQCHIEKDVDLEIKDGKIIIMSIKYKPREDWEKAFKMMHDSSNDKLIIEDNIDLEIGEWEW
- a CDS encoding ferrous iron transporter B — its product is MRKILLMGNPNVGKSVIFSRLTGVHVIASNYPGTTVEFTKGYMRIEEKKFEVIDVPGTYTLEPTSRAEEVAVKMLNDALKENDDNNTIVINIVDATNLERNLSLTLHLIKKRIPLVICLNFWDETKHTGVHIDKEKLEQILEVPVVPTCGITGEGIKELVSRLNEAKLSQFKYKDEERWTKIGKIVDEVQKLTHRHHTILERIGDASIHPLTGIPFAIIVLFLAFKIVRFIGESLIGYIFEPLFENLWAPLMMKLSALLGSSGFIHDVLIGKLIEGGIDFVESMGLLTTGLFVPIAMVLPYIVAFYLILSFLEDSGYLPRLGVLLDNFMHKLGIHGLAIIPMLLGIGCNVPGALATRVLETKRERFIAATLMAIAIPCMAQIAMVFGLVGKYGAHGLALVFGTLFIVWIVLGLLLNLLLKGESPEIFVEIPPYRFPYFPALLKKLWMRVLWFIKGAVPFVLLGVLIVNILYALHIIEFIGKLAAPVVTGILGLPKEAIGALVVGFLRKDVAVGMLVPLGLTMHQMVIASVVLTMYFPCVATFAILVKELGIKDMIKSALIMIVATLIVGGILNLIL
- a CDS encoding FeoA family protein; its protein translation is MEDINLTQMKSGELGTVVAINGGFGFSRRVEALGIRVGVNIKKISSQFMRGPVTVQVGNTQVALGFGMARKIIVEKD
- a CDS encoding transcriptional repressor codes for the protein MKNEVREFQKFIQKQNLLWSTEREIITEQVFDNHFHFTADDLFIQLNEKGKSVSRATVYRTLELLEESGMVSKIQMQNGKHLYEHIFGHQHHDHLICQKCGKMIEFHSEGIEELQRKVSLENNFKMTGHCLKIYGICSDCQNKEQTQKQPVQTRKSKGG
- a CDS encoding DUF6588 family protein — translated: MKKFLLVFLIVLIFVASNLFADDLEETLQELSEDAAKSYVNPVVSAFGSNLNGGWYHKAPKSKIFGIDIEIGVVFMGTLFDADNKTFSTEGSFRFNRNQAEELTVDLPSAIQDSVINAIITQDFDVGIYGPTIVGDKKDSVKIEFYSEDVTYNSPSGDTATVNVPGKVIPLPVKGLLGEVPALPLFAPQLSVGTVFGTQAVLRYVPAIEIENLGEFNYFGFGIQHNPKVWLPISIPVDISASFFTQSMEIGDVASANATAFGLNVSKTFGVKMLNLTPYGGYMYENSSMEFNYDYAIDTPAGPSTQEISFKLDGENESRITVGLSLRLGVLNLNVDYNMAKYNSVTAGVGFGLTF
- the tyrS gene encoding tyrosine--tRNA ligase, yielding MNLEKVLAVIKNEVEEIIPEHELIKKLRKSEKTGKPLRIKYGIDPTGYDVHIGHMVPIRKMRDFQDFGHIGVIVIGDFTAQIGDPTGLDETRKHLSANEVKRNAEKYMGQLYKILDPEKTEVRWQSEWFTKMSLEDVINMMSKFTLAQFMAHETFRKRYEEGLPLSLHELLYPLLQAYDSIAINADIELGATEQKFNILAGRELQRMMGMESQIAILSPILFGTDGKEKMSKSLNNYIAIFDSPEDKYGKVMSIPDSVIMNYFKLATDISSEEVERVDKILEEGKENPKKIKMRLAREIVALYDGKEAEQKAEAHFQKVFAEKEMPNEMPLYTINKDEIWIVDLLRDSGSCASGSEARRMIQQGAVSVNGKIIDNIELNIKIEDSMVIKVGKRKFCKIIKITKKVDK
- the pyrE gene encoding orotate phosphoribosyltransferase, whose protein sequence is MTKKEVEKILFDCGAFLKGHFLLSSGRHSEYYIEKIKIIHEPDKVQKVCSELADKFKNFNFDVVISPAMGGIVLGYEVAKILSKKFIFTQRENNKMTIRNGFELHPDEKVLIIEDVMTTGRSVFEVIDCIKKIGAQIMGIGLIVDRSWGKVDFGFPTKSLLTLNIKTYLPEECPLCKKNIPITKPGSRKMYNAYRR